In one window of Octopus bimaculoides isolate UCB-OBI-ISO-001 chromosome 20, ASM119413v2, whole genome shotgun sequence DNA:
- the LOC106867504 gene encoding zinc finger protein Xfin: protein MSHLNQHTRVHTGERPFFCKWCSRRFSRKNNLVSHMRTHATEDEESTGHHSPITKQYCCQKCNKSFSSVDLLNSHKVSQHGDNSKRGHHECNICGKVFVSGVMLTIHVRMHTGERPYGCMFCEKRFATSSDLNRHTRIHTGEKPFQCRFCGKRFTQNSNLKVHLRTHTKVYPHHCMQCSIGFTTRAALTQHIRVHHNDNSTPTDIISNKGDIAKKSSTTKSPPNDTINNNNITTNRNNNGAQGLLNIVSKQVEIKKLEDKVVPLDFFPSTVSSWDKQLLSSLMSGISSSPTNVAKENSTTAENFPVEGQNPLMCSLCSRQFLEVSNLVQHLKVEHDLCDSSMDVDPLPLVVTKDEVDRKSVLQGLAPDNQFTVKTVLLDFNDKVITEEPAVQSSSDAAGYFSKESSCSNNTSSSSSESEIALADNLQSLLYNSDKVAEGVENPKEAGVNETKPSSRIVKNSISRTPSQTGSNIKVELGFDNCQKLEETANVTDLTSTNDMMLLTPSGNSTVSTSYSGTEPVSLLGKDIEVNSGRDSSTRVHEIPTCLVTSEGILEEWETSRDIGSTNCNTLPIYVSDDSSEQSSGCSSLIPNTFAVSALNIPSSSPCISEDIQCQIPDMQALTNLESFAFDRDSNNITNSGESSYLCEEFVDINTLNCNYSERSDKRLKIDPEITCIDLSSPLQDKLASKICADEEPHLSSESHDGTNKVASKGYLLTDANKNEMGNVVPLSLSSSNGVCVRESNCTDNNITTVNNANVDDGRDLKRTSIQGDDKLCGQENQYACMLCSKTFQQANHLTYHIRTHTGDRPYKCVYCGKAFAKPSDLNRHTRIHTGEKPFKCEFCAKRFTQNSNLVSHLRTHATSQRPYRCSHCNKSFSDFPLLSKHLACHTTKSYKCKLCLRTFSSIHLLSKHTAHAHNHLNVRSGITKQKRCHICNTCGKEFLTSSDLKRHTRIHTGEKPFACDYCEKRFNQSSNLISHVKTHSGVKPHKCDFCPREFFSTAMLYRHRRLHTGEKPYKCNICQMCFSRANFLKYHMATHCELENSSESAVQVHEKKTAKPLETMAGYLSSPQPQSHVEEEPKEIVDGKDNADKGEVITNSYSETKNSSCNESPSNKAEPSENITLDLSTYVSNDGNMYLTSLPASVESEDPAGSKKLVSMTTTLAPHLQSSGFQCPFCMKSFDHSSLLINHIMTHNEQKHYSCKVCSKSFFTRSALRQHSSRHRQRKPFRCGYCSRRFYLNVFLLLHLKKHTSICKYVCNVCCWVTTSLVQVRHHKKLYAGRQHTFSVKHSAEPGVSNVETQSRTYYPISLSKKLYQRQNKVENPGNKLFQCSMCLERFQHLSSLGQHVVVHKKSDRHKKENTIQPITLLQVRSGHWQLNKGDKKFQDNPSTYITSASNFDADSVSQERKDAADSKEVELFNRSKSDRLISKTTHNYRPSVKPLEISIAGHSWLTGDSAFTEESPAYKRCNENTQSVAYYATKSKAKSKNQVKSLKRQVNFQNASIQKDTTITQAVVDESGNDPKAVMKQSKTSLNQEGKIRPKFPISSPSLENNRKQHQCEICGRTFVQACHLTYHIRTHTGERPYGCRHCGKAFFTSSDLKRHTRVHTGEKPFKCNHCRKRFTQRSNLLIHTRSHTGDRPYRCRLCPKKFSTSSMLARHQQTHSTITNHSEINFCCPACQQKFTNYYSLTNHLKASHPSLVKKPEYKKKEKTMSTPHTSNKSDSSWLPVKSGTVTISDDSLSDMVTYLSATLSCAVCEKSFPDSIQLSKHQCNQQPHQEDNLNWATNVKAFDSTISTSASQKDLSGRIPPRSVFKSNESFYNNKGLNRSLGTMNVTTGKVDLMEEQPSDLQTTETSKETSDLLKSLSLSDKDPENVATEEKVCDLVKEKSDVVLVEKLVPVTKANEKEQSAPSQPVVAGNKKFSEEKSPNQCEICFRTFSQSSHLRYHLRTHTGERPYHCDYCDKAFFTSSDRNRHTRVHTGEKPYGCGLCQRTFSQKSNLMGHLKTHNRHGTAAVSYTFSKGQKFLNGTHASSLKVQFKKSSERDSSISNIHSSSAYSSLSSSISHSSIRRTEKVFQDSSKSIWNIQCKVGSVLKPILHLNTKELDHNQQKSSFKTQETNQSRFSTEDTMSHSRSFLSVSDKQNKSEFQCSLCSRTFPLQKQLASHMRYHSGVHRYPCSICAKSFLKMSDLRRHLRVHSGEKPFVCKWCPRKFSQSSNLTAHLRTHSGEKPFQCGLCNKKFSQSSSLKMHTKMHQPICIPARCRFSPV, encoded by the coding sequence ATGTCTCATCTTAAccaacacacacgtgtacacactgGGGAGAGGCCATTTTTCTGCAAGTGGTGTTCTCGCCGTTTTAGTCGGAAGAATAACCTTGTAAGTCATATGCGCACCCATGCTACTGAAGATGAAGAAAGTACTGGCCACCACTCACCAATTACTAAACAATACTGCTGCCAAAAATGCAATAAAAGTTTTAGCAGTGTTGACCTTCTCAATTCACATAAAGTGTCACAGCATGGTGATAACAGCAAACGAGGTCACCATGAATGTAACATTTGTGGCAAAGTATTTGTAAGTGGAGTTATGCTGACAATCCATGTTCGAATGCACACAGGTGAGAGACCGTATGGATGCATGTTTTGTGAAAAACGTTTTGCCACTTCATCTGATCTTAACAGACACACTCGCatccacactggagagaagccatttcaatgTCGTTTCTGTGGAAAGAGGTTTACACAGAACTCCAACCTTAAAGTTCATTTGCGCACTCATACAAAGGTCTATCCACACCACTGCATGCAGTGTAGTATTGGTTTCACAACACGGGCTGCCCTTACACAACACATTCGTGTACACCACAATGATAACAGCACTCCTACTGACATTATCAGTAACAAAGGTGACATTGCCAAAAAAAGCAGTACTACCAAGAGCCCACCTAATGATacaatcaacaataataatattactactaacagaaataataatggcGCTCAGGGACTGTTAAATATTGTTTCTAAACAAGTTGAGATAAAGAAACTAGAAGATAAAGTGGTTCCTCTTGACTTCTTCCCATCAACTGTTAGTAGTTGGGATAAACAGCTGCTGTCTAGCTTAATGTCTGGTATCAGTTCTTCACCAACAAATGTGGCAAAAGAAAATTCTACCACAGCTGAAAATTTCCCAGTTGAAGGTCAAAACCCATTAATGTGCAGCCTTTGTTCAAGACAGTTTCTTGAAGTCAGTAATCTTGTGCAACATCTCAAGGTGGAACACGACTTGTGTGATAGCAGTATGGATGTTGATCCACTACCTTTAGTGGTCACAAAAGATGAAGTAGATCGTAAGTCTGTCCTTCAGGGTTTGGCACCTGATAACCAATTTACTGTTAAAACAGTGCTACTTGATTTTAACGACAAAGTCATTACCGAGGAGCCAGCAGTCCAATCTTCTTCTGATGCTGCAGGCTACTTCAGCAAAGAAAGCTCATGCAGTAACAACACAAGCAGTAGTAGTTCTGAGAGTGAAATTGCATTAGCTGACAACCTCCAATCATTGTTATATAATAGTGATAAAGTTGCAGAAGGAGTAGAAAATCCTAAAGAAGCCGGtgtcaatgaaacaaaaccaagtAGTAGAATAGTGAAAAATAGCATCAGTCGAACTCCAAGCCAGACTGGATCCAACATAAAAGTTGAATTAGGTTTTGACAACTGCCAAAAATTAGAGGAAACTGCAAATGTGACTGATCTAACAAGCACGAATGATATGATGCTGTTAACACCTTCAGGTAACTCAACTGTTTCAACATCTTACTCAGGTACAGAACCAGTGTCATTATTAGGCAAGGATATAGAAGTGAACTCTGGCAGGGATTCATCAACAAGAGTTCATGAAATTCCCACATGTTTAGTAACAAGTGAAGGAATTTTGGAGGAATGGGAAACTAGCAGAGACATTGGTTCCACCAACTGTAATACTTTGCCTATCTATGTTAGTGATGATAGTAGTGAACAGTCTTCAGGGTGCAGCAGTCTTATTCCTAATACCTTTGCTGTGTCTGCACTGAACATTCCAAGTAGCAGTCCTTGTATATCAGAGGATATTCAATGCCAAATACCTGACATGCAGGCTCTAACAAATCTAGAAAGTTTTGCTTTTGACAGAGATTCTAATAATATAACAAACAGTGGTGAGTCTTCCTACTTGTGTGAAGAATTTGTAGATATTAACACATTAAACTGTAACTATTCTGAAAGGTCAGACAAAAGACTGAAAATTGACCCAGAAATTACCTGCATTGATTTGTCTTCTCCACTTCAGGATAAACTTGCATCTAAAATTTGTGCTGATGAAGAACCACATTTGTCATCTGAGTCACATGATGGTACTAACAAAGTAGCTAGTAAAGGGTACCTACTCACTGATgccaataaaaatgaaatgggaAATGTTGTTCCcctgtctttatcatcatcaaatGGTGTATGTGTTAGAGAGAGCAACTGTACAGATAACAATATAACCACTGTAAATAATGCTAACGTAGATGATGGCAGGGATTTGAAGAGAACTTCTATCCAAGGTGATGATAAGCTGTGTGGCCAAGAGaaccagtatgcatgtatgttgtgtaGTAAGACATTCCAACAGGCCAATCACCTGACATATCACATCAGGACACACACTGGTGACCGtccatataagtgtgtatattgtGGCAAGGCCTTTGCTAAGCCGTCCGATTTGAATCGCCATACCCgcattcatactggggaaaaaccttTCAAATGTGAGTTTTGTGCCAAGCGTTTTACACAGAATTCAAATCTTGTGTCCCATTTACGCACTCATGCTACATCACAACGGCCATACAGATGCAGTCACTGCAATAAATCCTTTTCAGACTTTCCACTTCTCAGTAAACATCTTGCATGTCATACGACCAAAAGCTACAAATGCAAATTGTGTTTGCGAACTTTCAGCAGCATTCATCTACTTTCCAAGCACACCGCACATGCTCATAACCATCTAAATGTCAGAAGTGGAATTACCAAACAGAAACGTTGTCATATTTGCAATACATGTGGTAAAGAGTTCCTTACATCATCAGATCTCAAGcgtcacacacgtatacacactggTGAGAAACCCTTTGCTTGCGACTATTGTGAGAAAAGATTCAATCAAAGTTCTAATCTTATTTCTCATGTAAAAACACATTCGGGTGTAAAGCCACACAAATGTGATTTCTGTCCCCGTGAATTCTTCTCAACAGCCATGTTATATCGTCATCGAAGATtacatacaggtgaaaaaccttACAAATGCAATATATGCCAAATGTGCTTTTCACGAGCAAACTTTCTCAAATATCATATGGCAACCCATTGTGAACTTGAAAATTCCTCTGAGTCAGCTGTCCAAGTACATGAGAAGAAAACTGCAAAACCCCTTGAAACTATGGCAGGTTACTTAAGTTCTCCTCAGCCACAGTCCCATGTTGAGGAAGAACCCAAAGAGATAGTTGATGGAAAAGATAATGCAGATAAAGGAGAAGTGATAACTAACTCCTACAGTGAAACAAAAAACAGCAGTTGCAATGAATCCCCTTCAAATAAGGCAGAGCCttcagaaaatattactttagatCTTAGCACATATGTCAGCAATGATGGTAACATGTACCTTACATCTTTACCAGCTTCTGTAGAATCTGAGGATCCAGCTGGTTCAAAGAAATTAGTCAGTATGACGACAACATTAGCACCTCATTTGCAGTCTAGTGGTTTCCAATGTCCATTTTGTATGAAGTCCTTTGACCACTCCAGCCTTTTGATCAATCACATCATGACTCATAATGAGCAGAAACATTATTCCTGTAAAGTCTGCTCAAAATCCTTTTTCACCAGATCTGCACTCAGACAACATTCTTCAAGACATAGACAACGTAAGCCATTCAGATGTGGCTACTGTTCCCGTCGATTCTATCTCAATGTCTTTTTATTACTGCATTTGAAGAAACACACTTCAATCTGCAAGTATGTGTGCAATGTATGCTGTTGGGTAACAACCAGCCTTGTTCAGGTTAGGCACCATAAGAAACTCTATGCTGGGAGACAACATACATTCAGTGTGAAACATTCTGCTGAGCCTGGTGTCAGTAATGTTGAAACCCAAAGTAGAACATATTATCCCATTTCCTTGTCTAAAAAGTTATACCAAAGACAAAATAAGGTGGAGAATCCTGgcaataaattatttcaatgtaGTATGTGTTTAGAACGCTTTCAACACCTCTCTAGTCTTGGTCAGCATGTTGTAGTGCATAAGAAGAGTGacagacacaaaaaagaaaatacaattcaACCAATAACACTTCTCCAGGTTAGATCTGGTCATTGGCAACTTAATAAAGGGGACAAAAAGTTTCAAGACAATCCATCGACCTACATAacatctgcatcaaattttgatgCAGACTCTGTCTCACAGGAAAGAAAAGATGCTGCTGATTCCAAAGAAGTTGAATTATTCAACAGGTCTAAGTCCGATAGATTAATTTCTAAGACCACTCACAACTATAGGCCAAGTGTTAAACCTCTAGAGATCTCTATTGCAGGACACAGTTGGTTAACTGGTGACTCTGCATTTACTGAAGAATCCCCAGCTTACaaaagatgcaatgaaaatacaCAAAGTGTAGCTTATTATGCTACAAAATCCAAGGCTAAATCTAAAAATCAGGTAAAAAGTTTGAAAAGGCAGGTAAATTTTCAAAATGCATCCATACAGAAAGACACTACAATTACACAAGCTGTTGTGGATGAATCAGGGAATGATCCCAAGGCTGTTATGAAACAATCTAAAACTTCATTAAATCAAGAAGGCAAAATAAGGCCAAAATTTCCAATAAGTTCACCAAGTTTAGAAAATAATCGTAAACAGCACCAGTGTGAAATATGTGGTCGTACTTTTGTTCAGGCATGTCACTTAACTTATCACATTCGAACACACACTGGAGAAAGACCTTATGGCTGCAGACATTGTGGGAAAGCTTTCTTCACATCATCTGATCTGAAACGTCACACACgagttcatacaggtgagaaacctttCAAATGCAACCATTGCCGAAAAAGATTTACTCAGCGTTCAAATTTACTCATCCACACTCGCTCTCACACTGGTGATAGACCTTATCGATGTCGTTTATGTcccaaaaaattttcaacttcttctATGTTGGCCAGACATCAACAAACTCACTCTACAATCACCAATCATTCTGAAATCAATTTCTGTTGTCCTGCTTGTCAACAGAAGTTTACTAATTATTACAGTCTCACTAATCATCTCAAAGCTTCTCATCCAAGTTTGGTGAAAAAGCCAGAgtacaagaagaaagaaaagacaatgtCTACTCCACATACATCCAATAAGTCAGATTCATCATGGCTACCTGTGAAATCTGGAACAGTTACTATTTCTGATGATTCACTATCTGATATGGTCACATATTTGTCAGCTACACTAAGCTGTGCTGTGTGTGAAAAATCTTTCCCAGATAGCATTCAGCTTTCTAAACACCAGTGTAACCAACAACCTCATCAAGAAGATAACCTGAATTGGGCCACAAATGTTAAAGCCTTTGATTCTACAATATCAACATCTGCTTCCCAGAAAGATTTATCTGGCAGAATTCCACCTAGATCAGTATTCAAATCTAATGAAAGCTTCTATAACAACAAAGGACTGAACAGGAGTTTGGGAACCATGAATGTAACCACTGGAAAGGTTGATTTGATGGAAGAGCAGCCATCTGATCTACAAACAACAGAAACTAGCAAGGAAACTAGCGACCTTCTCAAATCTCTAAGTTTGTCAGATAAAGATCCAGAAAATGTTGCAACAGAGGAAAAAGTATGTGACTTGGTAAAGGAAAAATCTGATGTAGTTTTAGTTGAAAAGCTTGTGCCAGTTACCAAGGCAAATGAGAAAGAACAGTCAGCACCTTCTCAACCTGTAGTGGCTGGGAACAAAAAATTCTCTGAAGAGAAGTCCCCAAACCAGTGTGAAATCTGTTTCCGTACATTTTCACAGTCTTCCCACTTGCGTTACCATCTCCGCACACATACAGGTGAACGACCCTACCACTGCGATTACTGTGATAAGGCATTTTTCACATCCTCTGATCGAAATCGACACACTCGAGTgcacactggagaaaagccatatggATGTGGCCTATGTCAGCGTACCTTTTCGCAGAAGTCTAATTTGATGGGACACTTGAAGACACACAACCGCCATGGTACAGCAGCAGTTTCTTACACATTTTCTAAAGGACAAAAATTTCTTAACGGGACACATGCATCAAGTTTGAAGGTTCAGTTTAAGAAGTCTTCCGAAAGAGACTCTTCTATTTCTAATATTCATTCCTCTTCTGCTTACTCTTCATTGTCTTCCTCCATTTCTCATAGTTCCATTAGAAGAACAGAAAAAGTTTTTCAAGATTCTTCCAAATCCATTTGGAACATTCAGTGCAAAGTAGGGTCTGTTTTAAAGCCAATCCTACACCTCAATACCAAAGAGTTAGACCATAACCAACAAAAAAGTTCTTTCAAAACTCAAGAAACCAATCAAAGTCGTTTTTCCACTGAAGATACAATGTCACATTCAAGGTCTTTCTTATCAGTCAGTGATAAACAGAACAAAAGTGAGTTTCAGTGTTCTTTGTGCTCTCGTACTTTTCCACTGCAGAAACAGTTGGCTTCTCATATGCGCTACCACAGTGGTGTGCATCGGTATCCTTGTTCTATCTGTGCCAAATCATTCCTAAAGATGTCTGATCTGCGTCGACATTTGCGTGTTCATTCAGGAGAAAAGCCATTCGTTTGCAAATGGTGTCCTCGTAAGTTTTCCCAATCATCGAACCTCACTGCTCACCTGCGCACTCATTCAGGTGAAAAACCTTTCCAATGTGGACTCTGCAATAAGAAATTTTCACAGTCGTCTTCATTGAAGATGCATACAAAGATGCATCAACCAATCTGCATTCCTGCTCGGTGCCGATTTAGTCCTGTTTag